The nucleotide window GCACCTTAAGATGTGTGTCATAgctataaaattaataaagagaAACTCCTAAGAATTGAATGGATAGTACGACATTATTATAACCACTATATACTATCCAGGTAAGTTCCCTAATACCATTTGAATTTATCTTCTTCTATTGTCCATGGTCTTCTtgatttttcatcttttttccaTGACTTGTTCTGCagctgaaagaaagaaagatataTTTTCAGCATCTGTGTAACAAAGTAGGATGCAAAAACAAACCAAGGCAATGCTATGAACAAATATATCCAAGTCAAATAAAATGAATGTGAAAGGACTTGGTTAATTATCATCACATCATCACCCTGAATGATGAAAAATCTATGTCAACAACCTTAACCACAAAATTATTCTATAAATGTCATGAGAGAATTTCCATGGTGATAATCAATTTCAAAGAATTCATTAACACCATCGAATATAACACATTCCATAATAGCTGAGGCAGATTGAAAGTGTTAGCGGATTCtctggaaataaaatcaaagaaagaaaaccTGAAAGAATAGTaaaatcaaatcataaaaaGTGACATTGAAAACCTGAAATCCATAAATATATTCATCTCAGGAACACCAGTCTCTTGCATTCTGGAACATGCGCAACCACGGGCTAGGACCCTTCTTGTCCACATCCCAATGCTTCGGATACCATGGAAACTGCCACATTAAGAAGCAACGCTCTGGATGAGGCATCATAGCAAGATGCCTCCCGTCTGGAGAACAAATAGCAGCTACCCCCAAAGGAGAGCCATTCACATTGAAAGGATATGTCTCTGTTGGATTGCCATCATCATCACAATATCTTATAGGAGCTAAATCTGAATGAACTGCGCGATCCAACATGCCTTTATCCGGGAAATAAGCCCTTCCCTCGCCATGAGCAGCCCATACCCCCAATGTACTACCTTCCATACCTTTGAACATTATAGCTGGCGAATCCTTTATTGTCACGCTTGTAAAGCGGCATTCAAACCGTCCTGATTCATTGTGAATGAACCTTGGCTGTGATAGGTCGCCGCCATTACCGAGACCGCCCCCAACCTGCGGGCCTGGTACCCATCCCAACAATGCCATTAGCTGACAACCATTGCATACACCAAGACTGAAAGTGTCAGGACGGTTGTAAAACTCCTGGAATTGTTTCAAAACGGATTCATTGAATCTAATGGAAGCAGCCCAGCCTTTTGCAGAATCAAGTACGTCTGCGTAGCTAAATCCACCAACAAACACGATCCCACGGAACTCTTGCAAAGAGATGGCCCCATTAAGAAGGTCAGACATGGTAACATCCCATGGTTCAAAACCAGCAGCATGGAACACTGCAGCCATTTCTCTGTCTCCGTTGCTCCCTTCTTCTCTAATCACCGCTACTTTAGGTTTAACAGTTGCAGACAAATACTTATCATCAGTGAAGGAAGGCGTAAAGGACAGCTTCCATGAGGGCTCATATCGATGTTTCAGCCCTTCTTTCTCCATTTCTACACAGGCTGCCAGCCTTTGGAATTTCTCTAGCTGGAAGCTGGTTTCTTCCCACATATCTCGAAGGAGGGTAGTTTCTTCTTTCAAACAACTTACCCCATCAACCTTAACTTCTATGGATGGAGCAATAGTAACTTGACCTATGATCTCAGCCGAAACCCCCACTCCATTCAATCTGTTCATTACTATGGACAAATTTTTCTTGCTTAcctcaataaccaacccaagcTCTTCCGCATAAAGTGTTTGGAAAAGGCTCTTACCTCGTGAAGTCAAGTCCAAGGTAAATCCACGATTACCAGCAAATGCCATCTCTAAGGCACAAACTAGCAGCCCACCATCACTGATGTCATGACCAGCAGAGATCAGCTCATCAGTAATAAGGTCTTGCACACCTTCAAAGACCTTTTTAAGGTACGGAACATCATCAAGATCAGGACACTCATCCCCAACTTGATCAAATGCCTGTGCAAGAGCAGATCCACCTAATCGCCTCTTTCCTTTTGATAAATCAATGTGAAGCAAAACACCATCGTCTTCAAGTTTCAAATCTGGTGTCACTGTTTTTGTTATGTCAGGACAAGTAACATAAACACTAATTACAAGATTTCCAGGAGCCTTGACAACTTCTCCAGCATGAGCTGCCATAGAAAGGCTATCTTTCCCTCCATCAATAGCTATACCAAGTTCAATCATTGCTTCAGACAAAGATATGGCAGCATCATACATGTCAGCTCCTTCTCCATCAAGCTTGGCAGCATACATCCAATTACCACTTGCCTTAACATCAGAAAGGGAAGTGACCTTTGCCCATACAAGATTTGTCAGTGCTTCTCCAACAGCTAATCTTGCCATTGCTTTGGGGTTTAACAACCCTTTGATTGGCTGTTCCCCAATGGCACATGCACCTCCAGTTACACCAGTAAAAGTTTGAGCTGTAACAGCAACATCGGCAAGGGTAATCTGCAAAGGGCCAACTGTTTGCTGCTGGGCCACAAGACCAGTGACACACCTATCAACTTTTGTTGTTAAGAAGCGCTTTGAACAGACAGATGGCAAACTCAATACCCTCTTCAAAGAATCTATTACAGTGGTCCCAGGGGCAATATCAAGTGGTTCCCGCTCATGAACAACCCgatgaaattcaaaagatttctTCGGCATGTCACCAAGGACTTTCTCCAGTTCAAGATCCACAGCAGGGGGAGGTGGAGGAAGTCCTTCTGATAGACACTTCTGAGTTGCTAAGCTATCCACTAATACAACACGTCCATCGCCACTAATAGTACCAATCACAGCCATTGAAACCTTTTCCCTTTTACAGATAGATTGTAAGAGCTCACGACTTTCAAGCTTCACCAAGATTGCATCTTGCTCCTGATACTCAGCACCCCAGATTTCCAGAACAGACATTGTATGATCACCGACCACAATGGCTCGAACATCTATCTCAGCACCCTTTGGATATATAATTTCCTTTACAACATTGCAGTTACCACCAGCTCCTTGATCGTGAATGCTGATAATTGGATTTTTATCCCCCATCTCAATACAGGCACGGACAAGACGATATAGCTTCTGTGACATCTCAGCATCCCCACGTTGTACAGCATTGAAATCAAGCTCTGCATCATTTTGCCCACTGACCATACTTGAGGCTGCCCCACCTCCCATTCCAATACGATAAGCAGGACCTCCAATCTTCACAACCAACATTCCAATTTCAGGATCTCCCTTTGATATATGATGGTGGTCAATCTGCCCAATTCCTGCACTAAACATGATCGGCTTTAACCATTCCCGCCTATCTCCACTAGGAAGTCTCATTCCAAAAGTTCTACAGAAGCCCTGGATCAAGGGCTCCCCAAATTTGTTCCCATAGTCTGATGCACCATTACTAGCATCAATAAGGATCTGGAGAGGTGATGCCAAATTTGAAGGATATGTAAAAGATGGATCTTCCCACGGAGCATAAAACCCAGTTGTGTTAAGATTCCCAACACAATAACCAGCTGTAGCTGCTTGGACAAAAGACCCCCTTCCTGTTGCATGTGTATCTCTAATGCGACCTCCTGCACCTGTTTCTGCACCAGGATAAGGTGCCACTGCACATGGGAAATTATGTGTTTCAGCTGTAAACAAGATATCTAAATCACGTGATATCAAGTTTAATGGGCATGATGAACCAGGTTCAACAGGTCGTAGCTGTTTTACTGGAAAACCCCTGATTGCACTCGAGTTATCCTTGAAGCCAATAACGGAATTATTTGGATTTGCCTGTAAAGTACTTTTCACAATTTGCATAAGAGTCCTATTCATGAGCTGTCCATCAATAAAAATCTTTCCAGTGAAAAACCAGTGCCTGCTATGCTCGCTGTTGGACTGTGCAATGTCAAATAACTCCACATTTGTTGGGTTACGCTTTATGTCTTCTTTGAAAAGTTTAGTATAGTATTCTAGATCCTGCTCATCAAAGGCTAAACCCATCTTTTGATTAATCTCTTCTAGTGCCTTTCTACCCTTCTCCATAACAGGAATATACCGAATCTCCTCTGGAACAACATTGGTCTCGAAGGATGTTAACTTCTGAGTATAAACACATTCAGTCATCCTGTCATGTACCATAGATGCGAATTCACTGATTTGGTGATCCTGCAATTCACTTGTAGTGTACAACAAGTACCTCCTTGATCGTTCCAAACGGGTAACTTCAGTCAAACCACATGCTTGGCAAATGGCCACTGCATTTGAAGACCATGCTGTCGTAAATGACAACCTCGGGCCAACCTCTATTATGACAGTCAAGCCCTCCTTCCCCCTTTTGTCGAGAAAGCTATCAGTGCCCAGATTCTCAGGCTCAAAAGTTTCTTGGAGAAGCCATTTAAGGACTGAAAGCTTCATGCTTGAAAGTTGTGAAACAAGGCCAATATTATAACATTGCTCTGTCTGCAGATCCACAATCTGATTAGAGATTTTTGTTTGAGCATCCCTGAGAAGTTCAGCAGCTGCATTTTCTTGAATAAACGGGACACGATACAAATGAAAGACTTCAGAGGCAGGCTTCTCAACCAAGCTAGGTTGCTCCTCTACTGAACTTGTCACAGCCCCTGAAACCACGGCTCTAGGGTTTTCCTGTGCTTGGCACCTTAAAGAAGAAGCTCTCCAAGTTGAACCTTGGGCCCGCCTCCTATTCccaagtgtaccccaaagcaaATGACTTCTTTGCTTCTGAGACTTCTTCACCAAAAACAAAGATTGCCTGCAGGTACCCTGAGACCAAAACCACCAAGACACAAACCATATAAACACCAATACCATCACATATGCCAAATTAAATAAGCGTAATTAATTGGTCAATCAGAGACAGTATTCAAACTGAAAATTAAAACAAGCTCAAGTTTGGTCTATTGTTTGATCCAATGGAAATGGAAATCTTCAGTTTGAAGCTAAAAATCATGTTAAAATATATCGCAACATGATGTTACCAAAGTTGCTCAAATAAGCTAAAACTGATTATGTAGCTTCTATGTTACTACAGCAAACAAAATGCAGAAAACAAAGAGCATTGTTATATCATGATGCTTAACCAAAAAGCGGCAGTAAAATCAAACCTGAAGGAATTCAGACACCCCAATATCCTTAACACCCGCCATGTCCTTGATCAAGTTAGAAAGCTGTGAACAggaaattgaaaaaagaaaataagaaaacctCAAGAAGTGATCATGATCATATTTTCATTCCTCAAGATCAGATATTTACAATATAGCAGCTATAGAGTGAGAAGCTGACTAGTCAGTGAAGTGACGTGCCAGCGGCTGGCAAAGAGGGAGAGCGCCACCTCCCGCGGCTGCAACAGAGAGACCACAACACGTAACTGCCCTGGTCTGAAGCCTGAAACCACCATATCAACAACCGTTATACAGCAGCAAGAACACCACCACATATTTCCagttaggttttttttttttcgaaaaacaaaagGTACAAATAAACCatacagcagcaacaacacATGCTTGCATTATATTCAACAACGTTCATATAAAAGTTCAATTCAAAATACAGCCAATAAATATTTGCTCCGCATTGTGTTACAGTCACTGGTGCTATCATTCAATAAGCAAGCAATCGATATTTTAACAACTCCAATCACCAATGGCaaaaaacaataacaataataacaataaaaataaattcagattaaaagaaaaaaaacctgGTGTGCACTTGCTGGAGTTGCTGTTTGCTTTGCGGCTGTGGTGTGAGATTAGCGACGGAGGGTGGACCTGGTGCCTTCGTCGGCGACGGCTAGTGGTGAGTGGAGGGAGGTGGCTGAGAGGGTGCGGCGTGTGTTAGTGTCTATTTAATTAACGGATGAGACCAATTGAGCATATTACTACTTTTTCCTTATTCACTTTTTCCGTTATTCTTTCTCAATCCACCTTTTCATCCTTCAACTTTAACTACGTTATTACAAGCCGATATTAGAACGAAGTGACTCAAGGCAGTTTATGAAccgtttaaattttatttgttaaagtTTGATTGAATTTGTGAGTTGATGAACTGactgaaattaaatttataaattaaataagttaaatttgaatttagataAGATCATTTCAatagtttaatttataaattaaNNNNNNNNNNNNNNNNNNNNNNNNNNNNNNNNNNNNNNNNNNNNNNNNNNNNNNNNNNNNNNNNNNNNNNNNNNNNNNNNNNNNNNNNNNNNNNNNNNNNNNNNNNNNNNNNNNNNNNNNNNNNNNNNNNNNNNNNNNNNNNNNNNNNNNNNNNNNNNNNNNNNNNNNNNNNaaaaaatttatatttaatagatatataatatataaaatttatattttttaatatttttaatatatataaattataatttattgatataaaattatagataatattcttattatttgaGTCAGCTCGTGAGCTTTCGTTGAGCTGAACTTGAGCTTGTGAAATAGtcttgattgttaataaattgAGTCGTGAATCAAGTTTAATTTTTGTGTGCCAAACTTAAATTTAGTCTAACTCAACTCAACTGGCTCACTTCTAActctaattagaattattttttgttttattttaaactgaaataatcaatataaaaaatcaatcatCGTCacaataaatttgaatttttatatttatctgttTAACACATATTTTTGTANNNNaataataatattttttatttagagttGATGGATAATATCATGCTCATTGACCATTGACATGTATAATAATGCTTAtagaacaattaaaataaatatttagaagaaAAAGTTATGATATCataatagataatatatttttttattattatttttatttattttacggTCTAAGTGAATAGAACCTTAAATACAATTATGTTATGATACAATTATCTAATAAGCCAATTTTAGTCAATAAATATTAGACTAGCCAAACAAGCACattcaaacaaaatacaaaataagagTGACAAAGTGCAATCATCagaaaaaacaactaaaataaattatttcttttactttcacTTCAGACATTTCCTTTTTTAGGattgataatattaattttatttgtggatatttaattttatataattcgatTAAGTAGAGTTGATAATCTAATTTGTTATGACAAGTTTGAATAAGATGTGGGCTTAGATCTGCTTTTATCTAATTTATCCGTAttcttaatatattaatatattttgttgaaaaatatgatatatttaTTATGAGTTGTGAAATCAAACActtaattttgtataatttttctAAACCACTGAACTAATCATTTTAATATTGTTTGTGTTATTAGTTTTAACAAGAATCTGATTATAAATTGATGTTTGTGTCGTTTGTAATTTTAACATgaatttaattatgattttattgttttaattttaatatgaatttaatctggtaatttttatattattagtatgTTTATTTGAAGATGGAGAAGACACTGTAGGAAAAGCAATAGAAGAGAGTCACCTCTAGTGCGATGgaaaagagaggagaagagactCAACTGGGGATTAAGATTTTTAACCTCAATTTAGggaccaaattgaatcaaaataGTTTATGTCGCCACGTCAGCTAGTCATTGTACTGACAGTGTGTCACTAACGAGTCCAACTCAGCTTTCTAGTTGCTCCAGCTGGATGAAATTGGCCGGAAGGACGAGTCTGAGTCCCGGAGTGCAACTTCAGGAATGAATATGAGTAATTTTTAACTTCAGGGATCACTATGAGACTCGAGGGTAACTTCAAGAACCACTTTGAGACTTACCTCGTTAAAGTTGAGCCTAAATCTTATCCTACCCATTGCCAACCTTACTCCTTTCGCATTCAACCCCCACTCACTCCCTCTTACCGTCATCCACGGTTACTGCTTACATATCACTCAACTCATTCCCTATGACTCGCCCTCATATAATTTCTTCTTCATAATATGTCATATGCATCATCTATGACATATATTTTAGGAGTGATAGATATTAAAATATGGTTTGAAAATTTGTTGCATCaagatgacaaaaaaaaaaaaggaaaaacaactATTTGTAATCATAAGTTTTACAAACGCTAACAAAAGTACCTatcaaagaagaaaattaaTGTTATACCCATAAAAGATGGGTTTCATGTGACAAAAATActcaaattctaaatttttgttgcctttttaataaaatttcaaaattacccCCCTTTTATCTTCAACCTCACCTCCACCACTATCTACTATTTTCCAAATCTCAAACGTTCACATCCCTCCGTGATTTATCTTTGAAAAGAACTTCATACATCTTTTTCAGAGGGTCTTTATCGATGACTTTTCCTTTCGCGGCGCTCCTAAAGAGAAGAAAATCCTTCAACTTCCATTTTTGGTACCTCTGGTGAACGAGATTGAAGATAAGAACGATGCATATGAAGGCTTTGTgtttcttgaagaagaagaagaagaagaagaagaagaattcgtTGCGGTCACTATTGTTTATGATGTCTGAGATTTTTGATGGAGATAGTTACCTACTTCCTTTTCTACCAGAGAAAGctcccttctctcttctttgcaTTGGTGGTTTTTTCACTTCGTCTTCCATAGCGACGGTTGCAGAATCGAAGCTTTTGCTCTTGCGATGCAAAAAAAGTAGTTTGCTACTAGAAGCAATGAGTCTGGATTATGGTTCTAAAGGGCGGATCTTTTCGCCATAGAAAGAGTTCATcgacaaaaagaaaagttggTTCAAGGTCGCTGttgaaattgaattgaaattctTGTTCATGTTGATGGTGGTTgtgaataaaagaagaagaaagagaaatattattgttgatgaAGGTGAAGATTATAGTGGGGCTTGTGGGAGCGGTGAAGAAGAAGTTGCTGAACTGTTGAGAGCTTAAATATAGTTTTTGAGAACAATGGAAGTTGTAGAGGAAGATAAACAGTTTCTAAGAAGTAACTACGATGAatggtgattttgaaaatacaatatgatttttcaaattaatttggaAACGATGtctcaaatataattaaaagattttataaatatatgaaaGTAACCAtgtgaaaagataaattaaaaatatcttggagaatttgaatatgATTTAACTTggtagaaaaaatataaaaataaatattatagatttatgataaaaaaattgatgaggACCACTCATAGAATAGAACTTTATTTTAGGCCCAATGATGGGTTTTAAGAAAATACAAGGAACCAATAAAAAGAGTTCAGTTTGACCTAATCGGATAAAAAAAGGCAATATTTAGTGTTGATTATAACAAATCTAGAGGAATTTATTATTTGTCCAAATTTTCTCCTGTCGACTAAGagataaaaatacataaaaaaaaatcatcatcaaattagtTCAAGGAGTCAGCATAATTAATGTCCAAGGTTGTTCTCAACTTGCAAAATCTATCTTCAGACAGTAGTTTAGTAAAGATACCAGCAAGTTGGTCATTAGATCTTACAAATTGAATGCCAATGTTTTTCTTTTGAACGTGTTCTCTAATAGAGTGAAATCTCATTTCAATGTGCTTGGTTCTAGAAtgcaaaataagattttttgaaatatttatgacactcatattatcacataGTATGGAAATACTATTGACTTGCAATTCGTAATCCCCAAGTTGGGTTTTCAACCATAACAATTGTGAACAACAAGAAAATACAACAATATATTTAGCATCGGCTGTAGACAAAGTTACAATGGCTTGTTTCTTACTAGACCACACATTTAGTGACTGTTTAAAAAAACAGCAGATTCTGGTTGTGCTGCTTCAGTCTACTCGATCACTaacaaaatctgcatcacaataacccACTATATCAAACTCATCAAATTTACGATATCTAATTATTCTTTTAATGACTGAAAGATGAGATTCTTTAGGATGTGATTGAAATTTAGAACAAACTCCAACACTTTGAACTATGTCTGATCTAGAGGAAGTGATGTACATGAGTGAAAAGATCATTCTCTAAACCTAGTTTCATCCAAATCTTTgtcatttttatcatttttatgtcTAGAATTTGGATGCATTGGTGTGATTATTGACTTAGCATTTTTCaaaccaaatttcttaactaattttttGGCATATTTTTCTTGG belongs to Arachis duranensis cultivar V14167 chromosome 8, aradu.V14167.gnm2.J7QH, whole genome shotgun sequence and includes:
- the LOC107462586 gene encoding probable phosphoribosylformylglycinamidine synthase, chloroplastic/mitochondrial; amino-acid sequence: MAGVKDIGVSEFLQGTCRQSLFLVKKSQKQRSHLLWGTLGNRRRAQGSTWRASSLRCQAQENPRAVVSGAVTSSVEEQPSLVEKPASEVFHLYRVPFIQENAAAELLRDAQTKISNQIVDLQTEQCYNIGLVSQLSSMKLSVLKWLLQETFEPENLGTDSFLDKRGKEGLTVIIEVGPRLSFTTAWSSNAVAICQACGLTEVTRLERSRRYLLYTTSELQDHQISEFASMVHDRMTECVYTQKLTSFETNVVPEEIRYIPVMEKGRKALEEINQKMGLAFDEQDLEYYTKLFKEDIKRNPTNVELFDIAQSNSEHSRHWFFTGKIFIDGQLMNRTLMQIVKSTLQANPNNSVIGFKDNSSAIRGFPVKQLRPVEPGSSCPLNLISRDLDILFTAETHNFPCAVAPYPGAETGAGGRIRDTHATGRGSFVQAATAGYCVGNLNTTGFYAPWEDPSFTYPSNLASPLQILIDASNGASDYGNKFGEPLIQGFCRTFGMRLPSGDRREWLKPIMFSAGIGQIDHHHISKGDPEIGMLVVKIGGPAYRIGMGGGAASSMVSGQNDAELDFNAVQRGDAEMSQKLYRLVRACIEMGDKNPIISIHDQGAGGNCNVVKEIIYPKGAEIDVRAIVVGDHTMSVLEIWGAEYQEQDAILVKLESRELLQSICKREKVSMAVIGTISGDGRVVLVDSLATQKCLSEGLPPPPPAVDLELEKVLGDMPKKSFEFHRVVHEREPLDIAPGTTVIDSLKRVLSLPSVCSKRFLTTKVDRCVTGLVAQQQTVGPLQITLADVAVTAQTFTGVTGGACAIGEQPIKGLLNPKAMARLAVGEALTNLVWAKVTSLSDVKASGNWMYAAKLDGEGADMYDAAISLSEAMIELGIAIDGGKDSLSMAAHAGEVVKAPGNLVISVYVTCPDITKTVTPDLKLEDDGVLLHIDLSKGKRRLGGSALAQAFDQVGDECPDLDDVPYLKKVFEGVQDLITDELISAGHDISDGGLLVCALEMAFAGNRGFTLDLTSRGKSLFQTLYAEELGLVIEVSKKNLSIVMNRLNGVGVSAEIIGQVTIAPSIEVKVDGVSCLKEETTLLRDMWEETSFQLEKFQRLAACVEMEKEGLKHRYEPSWKLSFTPSFTDDKYLSATVKPKVAVIREEGSNGDREMAAVFHAAGFEPWDVTMSDLLNGAISLQEFRGIVFVGGFSYADVLDSAKGWAASIRFNESVLKQFQEFYNRPDTFSLGVCNGCQLMALLGWVPGPQVGGGLGNGGDLSQPRFIHNESGRFECRFTSVTIKDSPAIMFKGMEGSTLGVWAAHGEGRAYFPDKGMLDRAVHSDLAPIRYCDDDGNPTETYPFNVNGSPLGVAAICSPDGRHLAMMPHPERCFLMWQFPWYPKHWDVDKKGPSPWLRMFQNARDWCS